A stretch of the Lytechinus variegatus isolate NC3 chromosome 5, Lvar_3.0, whole genome shotgun sequence genome encodes the following:
- the LOC121415489 gene encoding decapping and exoribonuclease protein-like produces the protein MTCRSSKKVGSDSLVIMNASNEEPVDLVGGRYTTTSRSDNVELTISAEKTPKDLGLDIDFFGQRGVFCRLLRAVETPDRMEILVTLCNGTYYMETFKVKPTSAVDANYCFKNFKRHLALVEGAHPDINLSDDSYYSAVMKTQCERYKLILSYGVDAERDNPDLVPPGNYIDIKTRYQINSEQNKNNFRRYTTLKWWSQAVIAGIPEVICGWRENKKEQVILSSVELMKTEHLPLRAPMMTSGRRFWEADACFETFQTLLDNIKDLIKEDDPRIVHRLELPEVMKGKGVKKRLQARRFKLLEKRQDDYAILPEWYLREVLWIENRESKQ, from the exons ATGACATGCAGATCATCGAAAAAGGTTGGGTCTGATTCCTTGGTGATCA TGAACGCATCGAATGAAGAACCAGTTGATCTAGTTGGTGGGCGGTACACTACAACAAGTAGGAGTGATAATGTTGAACTGACAATTTCAGCTGAGAAAACCCCAAAAGACTTGGG aCTGGATATCGATTTCTTTGGTCAACGCGGTGTGTTCTGTCGTCTTCTTCGTGCAGTTGAGACTCCTGATCGCATGGAAATTCTCGTCACTCTTTGTAATGGTACCTACTATATGGAAACGTTCAAAGTCAAACCCACATCTGCGGTAGACGCGAATTACTGCTTTAAGAATTTTAAGAGACACTTGGCACTTG TCGAGGGAGCACACCCAGATATTAACTTATCCGATGACAGTTATTATTCAGCTGTTATGAAGACTCAATGTGAGCGGTATAAACTGATACTAAGCTACGGGGTCGATGCCGAACGGGATAATCCCGACTTAGTGCCTCCTGGAAACTACATTGATATCAAGACAAGATATCAAATCAATTCTGAACAGAACAAGAACAATTTTAGGAG GTATACCACTCTTAAGTGGTGGTCCCAGGCAGTAATTGCTGGAATTCCTGAGGTGATATGTGGGTGGCGAGAGAATAAGAAGGAACAAGTCATTCTTTCCTCCGTAGAGCTAATGAAAACGGAACACCTTCCTCTCAGAGCACCCATGATGACCAGTGGAAGG AGATTCTGGGAGGCCGATGCATGTTTTGAAACTTTTCAAACTCTCCTTGATAACATCAAGGACTTGATCAAAGAAGATGACCCGAG AATCGTCCACCGTCTGGAGCTGCCCGAGGTGATGAAGGGAAAGGGTGTAAAGAAGAGACTTCAAGCTAGAAGATTCAAACTTCTGGAGAAACGCCAAGATGATTACGCCATTCTACCAGAATGGTACCTACGTGAAGTCTTGTGGATCGAAAATCGTGAATCCAAGCAATGA